From a region of the Chitinivorax tropicus genome:
- a CDS encoding TOBE domain-containing protein produces MKLHASLALAFDNQHSLSSARIRLLQAIALSGSISQAAKQVGLSYKAAWDAIDAINNLAGEALVQRSVGGKGGGGTQLTPRGQQLLATFQRLEAAHLRFLDSLPPILANSDEALPILQRLNMKTSARNQLFGHVHQIRQGAVNDEIILRLPGGGELVATITHESTEQLALQSGSEVVALIKASWVMLAVGQVVGLSTPNQLTGTISTLHRGAVNCEVVLALPGGQTIVAIITNDSADALVLQPGLSATALVQPAHIMLGLPN; encoded by the coding sequence ATGAAACTGCACGCCTCGCTGGCTCTGGCCTTCGACAATCAGCACAGCTTGAGCAGCGCACGCATCCGTCTTCTGCAGGCCATCGCTCTGAGTGGGTCGATTTCTCAGGCGGCGAAGCAGGTCGGGCTCAGCTACAAAGCAGCGTGGGATGCCATCGATGCCATCAACAATCTGGCTGGAGAGGCGTTGGTGCAGCGTAGTGTAGGAGGGAAGGGGGGCGGGGGCACGCAGCTCACGCCACGCGGGCAACAGCTGCTCGCCACCTTTCAACGTCTGGAAGCGGCGCACCTGCGCTTTCTGGACAGCCTGCCACCCATTCTGGCAAACAGTGATGAGGCGCTACCGATATTGCAACGTTTGAATATGAAAACCAGCGCGCGTAACCAGTTATTCGGCCATGTCCACCAGATCCGGCAGGGTGCGGTCAACGATGAGATTATTCTGCGGCTGCCGGGTGGTGGTGAGCTGGTCGCCACCATCACCCATGAAAGCACCGAGCAGCTTGCCTTGCAGAGTGGCAGCGAGGTCGTGGCCTTGATCAAGGCCTCCTGGGTCATGCTGGCTGTCGGCCAGGTTGTCGGGCTGTCCACGCCCAATCAACTGACGGGCACCATCAGCACGCTGCATCGTGGTGCAGTCAACTGCGAAGTCGTACTGGCCCTGCCCGGCGGACAGACCATAGTCGCCATCATCACCAACGACAGCGCCGATGCACTGGTGCTGCAACCCGGCCTGTCAGCCACTGCACTGGTGCAGCCTGCCCATATCATGCTGGGTTTGCCCAATTAG
- a CDS encoding site-specific recombinase, with the protein MELILQQLAAHPSTTDIGPLEALVASIRPQRANDGEIAVNNLRALILLLQLRPAYRDALRLYLLACLASRKQLHLYADVGILPNAGFFSELRNKLAAKLLPPAVNPDYLRDMFGEIFNQRDDHVWVSAVPDDVWQTLFDTLRGDRIEGHQRRFIIGEMLDAAQVLSYRISSMGLEPELVRNHPDIERFESPFLKQNVEIVDYINRHRNWLIDQGQPREDHRHALVLLDQCELVMAKIRKQAAVSGASVSLTYLLVRLQQSLQRLRTLLQLIEPGDLAQKQALALALFKELLWADNRKLNIRDFFRDNVELVARQVTEHASRTGEHYVTHGRRDYWFMLRSAAGAGFIVGFMALIKILATKLHAPPLIEAFLFSMNYALGFMLVHRLHFTIATKQPAMTAAHIAAAIQDGNGKTALDNLTELVVRVARSQFVAIIGNVFLAIPTAYAIGWLWYWGTGSHLVDPPKVQRLLHDINPVQSLALFHAAIAGVCLFLAGLISGYYDNKVVYDQIPERLQQRPLLQRLLGNERLGRFANYIRNNLGGLSGNFYFGFMLGTIGTIGALVGLPIDIRHITFSAANFAYSLVGLENQMPWQTVLWSIAGIWLIGMTNLTVSFSLALWVALRSRRIRFDMARPLGRAVLKRLLTRPGEFFFPPRVEKTDDNLARGESH; encoded by the coding sequence ATGGAGTTGATCCTCCAGCAACTTGCCGCCCATCCCTCCACCACTGATATCGGCCCCCTTGAAGCGCTGGTTGCCAGCATCCGCCCGCAACGTGCCAACGATGGCGAAATAGCTGTCAATAATCTGCGGGCACTCATCCTGTTGCTGCAACTGCGCCCAGCCTATCGTGATGCATTACGGCTATACCTATTGGCCTGCCTGGCGTCCCGCAAGCAATTGCATCTGTATGCAGACGTTGGCATCTTGCCCAATGCGGGCTTCTTTTCCGAATTGCGGAACAAGCTGGCGGCCAAGCTCCTGCCACCCGCAGTCAATCCAGACTACTTGCGGGACATGTTTGGTGAAATCTTCAACCAGCGGGATGATCATGTCTGGGTCAGCGCTGTACCGGATGATGTCTGGCAGACCCTGTTCGACACCTTGCGCGGTGATCGTATCGAGGGCCATCAACGACGCTTCATCATCGGTGAAATGCTGGATGCGGCACAGGTGCTGTCCTATCGTATTTCCAGCATGGGCCTGGAGCCCGAGCTGGTGCGCAACCACCCGGATATCGAGCGCTTCGAGTCGCCCTTTCTGAAGCAGAACGTCGAGATCGTCGATTACATCAATCGTCATCGCAACTGGCTGATCGACCAGGGCCAGCCAAGGGAAGACCATCGCCATGCGTTGGTGCTGCTGGATCAGTGCGAATTGGTGATGGCCAAGATCCGCAAACAGGCTGCGGTGTCGGGCGCCAGTGTCAGCCTGACCTATCTGCTCGTCCGACTACAACAAAGCCTGCAACGTCTGCGCACCCTGTTGCAACTGATTGAGCCGGGCGACCTGGCGCAAAAACAAGCCCTGGCGTTGGCATTATTCAAGGAGCTGTTGTGGGCGGACAATCGCAAGCTGAATATCCGTGATTTCTTTCGCGACAATGTGGAGCTGGTCGCCCGCCAAGTCACCGAGCACGCCAGCCGAACTGGTGAGCACTATGTCACCCATGGCCGCCGGGATTACTGGTTCATGCTGCGATCCGCCGCCGGGGCGGGTTTCATTGTTGGTTTCATGGCTTTGATCAAGATCCTGGCTACCAAGCTGCATGCGCCCCCGCTGATCGAGGCTTTTCTGTTCAGCATGAACTACGCACTGGGTTTCATGTTGGTACACCGCCTGCATTTCACCATTGCCACCAAACAGCCCGCCATGACTGCCGCCCACATCGCTGCGGCCATACAAGACGGCAATGGTAAGACCGCGCTGGACAATCTGACCGAGCTGGTTGTGCGTGTGGCTCGTAGCCAGTTTGTTGCCATCATCGGCAATGTCTTTCTCGCCATCCCCACCGCTTATGCCATCGGCTGGCTCTGGTACTGGGGAACAGGCAGCCATCTGGTTGACCCGCCCAAGGTGCAGCGACTGTTACATGACATCAATCCAGTGCAAAGCCTTGCCCTGTTTCATGCCGCCATTGCCGGTGTTTGCCTGTTCCTGGCGGGGTTGATATCGGGCTATTACGACAACAAGGTGGTCTACGACCAGATTCCAGAGCGCCTGCAGCAAAGGCCCTTGTTACAGCGCCTGTTGGGTAACGAGCGCCTGGGGCGCTTTGCCAACTATATCCGGAACAATCTGGGTGGTCTGTCGGGCAATTTCTATTTTGGCTTCATGCTGGGCACCATCGGCACGATAGGCGCATTGGTCGGCTTACCGATCGATATCCGCCACATCACATTCTCAGCCGCCAATTTCGCCTATTCTTTGGTGGGCCTGGAAAACCAGATGCCCTGGCAGACTGTGCTGTGGTCGATTGCTGGTATCTGGCTGATCGGCATGACCAACCTGACCGTCAGCTTCAGCCTGGCACTCTGGGTGGCATTGCGTTCCAGGCGCATCCGCTTTGATATGGCCCGCCCGCTTGGTCGTGCCGTATTGAAACGCCTCCTGACCCGCCCTGGCGAGTTCTTCTTCCCACCCAGGGTGGAAAAAACTGACGACAATCTGGCCCGTGGTGAAAGTCATTGA